The Acinetobacter lwoffii genomic sequence AAGCCTTCACATCTGTCAGGGCCTGACTCAACGCATCTTCAATGCTATAAGCGACTTTGGTGCCTGCAAATGCCCAGTCTGGATCACGGGTAATCACCCAGTTCACCCGTTTAGGCAGAGTACGTCCCATTGATTCTAGTGTCTTGCGACCCATCACCACCACACCGCCTTGGGTGATTTCCTTGAAGTGTTTCAGGTCTGCAGAGATATGCCAAGGCAGGTCATTGCCCTTGCCGATACAACGCTGCTGATCCATGGCGACGACGTGTACAACTTCTAAATCTTGAAATGACATGTATTGAATCCTTTTTATCAAGCCCAAAGTCCTTCGTATAATTTTTTACTGGTACGAAAGAAAGGTTAAAAATCTATATTGATTGCCTTCATGCTTTAGGCTAGGAATAATTTTGAAAGGAGTTGGCGATTTACGTGTGGTAAAAGGCCTCTCCCTAGTCCTCTCCTAAGAGGAGAGGGAACTTTATAATAAAGAAAATTAAACAGCGACAGGGGCTTTAATTCCTGGATGAGATTCATAACCGACAATTTCGATATCTTCAAATTTGAAATCGAACAGGTCTTTGATCTCAGGATTTAGTTTTAATTGACAGAGGCCTAATGGCTCACGGCTGAGCTGTAACTGTGCTTGCTCGAAGTGGTTGCTGTACAAATGAGTATCGCCGCCAGTCCAGACAAAGTCACCGACCTCCAGATCACAGACTTGCGCGATCATATGCGTCAACAAAGCATAGCTGGCAATATTAAATGGTACACCCAAAAAAACATCGGCACTGCGCTGATACAACTGACAAGATAATTTGCCATTATGTACAAAGAACTGGAACAGGGTATGGCAAGGTGGTAATGCGACCTGACCTGCCTCATTCGGGTTCCAGCCCGATACAATCAGACGGCGCGAATTTGGATTGGTTTTAATTTCATTGATCAACCATTTGATCTGGTCAAAACCGTCCTGATTATAACTATTGTCTGCATTTTTGCTGGCCCCAAAATTACGCCATTGGTGGCCGTAAACTGGACCCAGTTCGCCTTCAGGACGGCCAAAACGCGCAGTCTGTTCTGCGGTTGCCCATTCGTCCCAAATCGAGACTTTATTGTCTTTTAAATATTGAACATTGGTATCGCCTTTCAGGAACCACAACAGTTCGATCACGATAGAGCGGAAATGAACTTTTTTGGTGGTCAGTAAAGGAAAACCTTGCGAAAGATCAAAGCGCATTTGATGACCAAATACCGAACGTGTACCTGTACCGGTACGGTCGCCTTTATCGCCGCCGTTGTCGAGGATATGTTGTAAAAGGTCAAGATATTGGCGCATAGTTCTCTCTATTTGAATCTGTTAAAAATCGCCGTTTTAACAGCAAAATGGATTATTTTGTAATCAATTTTCTGTCGAAAGGGACAATTTAAATTGCGCACATCATAGCATTTTTTGATGAGCTTTCATCGTCCAAATTGAGAATAAAAAAGACCTCCTGATGGAGGTCTTTTGATTGCAATTTAAGCGGTTTTGTGGCCAGTATGCGCTGTATGAATCAGATTAGACAGATCATAACCCAAGGATTCTGCATAACTTAAATATTCGCGTTGAGTGGTTTCATCCAGACTGGTACCACGATGCAATCACCATAAATATTCTTTATTCGGCTCGCCTACAAGCGCCGTCTGATAATCGGGATCGATTTTTAATACCCAGTAATCGCCCTTGGTAAACGGAATCCAACGCAGGCCTTCAGGTAAAAAGCTGACTTCAAGCTTGGCATGTTCTGCATCGACAATGGTTGCTTCAGCAATAGCTTCCTCCAGTTTGCCATCACCATCCAGACAGCGATTCTGAACCCGAACCTTACCATTTTCATTCAAGCTATAGACAGCAGAAATATCGGTGCTGTCTTCAGGTTGGTGCTTCATCGGCAAGCGTGCAATTTCATACCAGGTCCCTAAATATTGTTCTAAATTAAAATTTGAAACGGTGCTTAAAGTCTGACTCATTTTTCTTCTCCATTTAGTTCAACATTAAAAATGCCTCATCAGTGTAATACAGGGTCTAAAGCTCAAAATGATGTAATCATGTAGTGAAATGCTGTCTGAAAATGGCCGAGCTACAGACTAAATCCACACGTTTGAGTAGAAAAAAGTAACGGCTCATTTTCTCTATTTCAGGCTGAAAACGCTTTGCAAGGCGTCGGAGTTAGCTTTGCTTTACATTTTTTTTTGCAAAGATAATGGGTTTTGTAACTGTATTAGAAAGAACGGCTTAATTTGAATGCCGCAAAAATAGACAAATTTATTTACATTTTTAATGTGAAAGATAACATTTAAACGACTAGTATTCTCGGCTTGTTAACAATATGAAAGCCTAAATTACAGGCGAGGAGCGGTTGGTAAGGCATGATCTATGATCATCAAGTAAACATGAGCGAAGTATATGCTCCTGTCCAAGCGAATATCATGGTGCGTTCCCAATCGGAGCAAAGACCTAAAAAGTCATCCCAAAAAGCCACTGTCCGTAACGCTTCAGGCGTAAGCAATGGCCATCGTATCAATATCGAGAAATTTACCAGTTATCTGCAAGGCATTACCCGAAATACCAGTACACAGAAATGTGCGCGCAGTATTCGTGTCGGTCTGCAATCTTCTGGAGCGAAAATTGTGAATCATCCGGTCGCAGCAGCAGATTGGGGAAGTACCCTGATGCAGCTGGGTTATAAGAAAATTAATGCTTCTTTTGATCGGCCGAAAAAAGGCGATATCTATATTATTGACCGTACTCAGGGACATAAATATGGACATATCGCGGCTTATTCAGGTAGTGCCTGGGTATCGGATTTTAAACAGCGAGATCATGCGGTTTATCGCAATAAAAACGTGACTTATAGTTACTATCGTCTGGAAACTTACTTCTAAGAAAACACTGCGAAGTGATCAGTCCTCAAAACGCTTCGCACGGCTTTCATAGATTGAAACGATAAATAATCCAATCGCGGCAAAGCCAAGACATTGCAGACCCAAGGCAAATTTGCCCCATTGCTGGTGCTGTTCTGGTAAATAGCCAAACAGGGTAATTAAGGCAATGATGGGAATGACCCGGCTCAAGGCGCTAAAGCCATTTGCATAGGGATTGGATTTTGAGATTTTCAGGCGGAAATGGTGCAGTAAATGCACGACAATTCCAATCGCTAAACTCACCCCCACAAATACCGGATCTAACTGGGCCACAGTCGATGCCGCATAAATAAAAATACAGGTCGCGATGACAACGATGAGTTTGATTTGACGGCTACAGCGTTCCGAATACCAAAATTCAAGCATGGGGTGAACCCGAATCTGATTTGTTCTGATTGAGCAGGGACAGTGGAGAAAACAGACAAATTGCCAGTGCCATAAAGGCAATGCCTTGTGCACCCGGAATCAGGATTTCGCCCTGTTGCATATTCATAAAAACTAAAGCAATCAATAAGGCAATTGGAATCCAGGTCAGTAATCTATACAGCAAACCGGTCGGATTTTTGCTGGCAAAGTGGATTTTGCAGTAACGACAGATCAGAAAAATGATGCCGGTACCGACAAACATCAAAATAGAATCTAAGGGCAGTGGTTCCATCCAGTACAAGCCTGCAGCTGTCGCTGCAATCACAATAAAGATCAATAGTTTTTTGAGAACAGATACCTGCGGATTAAACCAGAACTCAAGCATAATGATGAAAGAATAGAAGAGATAATCGGCACTTTAGCATATTTTGAGTATAAAAAAGCGAGGCCTTTGCCTCGCTAAATTACGCGATTTTCTCAGCTATTTTTTTGTGGACCCCAGTCATATATTTTCTTCTGATAGGCATACCACATCATCCACAAGCCAATCAGGATCATTGGTAGGCTCAGGAATTGTCCTTTGCTCATCCAGCCAATAAACAGTTGGCCATTGTCCGGCTCACGGAAGAATTCAACCACAAAACGTGCCAAGCCATAACCGATCAGGAACAGCGCAGAAACTGCCATACGTGGACGTGGCTTCGAGCTGAACCACCACAGTATAATAAACAGGATCAGGCCTTCACATAGTGCCTGATAGAGTTGAGATGGATGACGAACCAGTTGCAGCGGATCGGTCGGAAAGATCATGCCCCAGGCAAAGTTTGGGTCGGTGACCTGACGGCCATACAGTTCGCCACCAATAAAGTTACCAATTCGGCCAAACATCAAGCCTGTCGGTACGCAAGGTGCGATAAAATCCAGAGTCTGGAACCAGGTCATCTTATATTTCTTGCACCACCACAACATGGCCAGAATGACCCCGAGGAAACCGCCATGGAAACTCATACCGCCGGTCCAGATCTGGAACAGCCATAAAGGATCGGCCAGGAACTGAGAAAAACCGTAGAAGAAGACATAACCGACACGGCCACCGATGATCACACCGAGTGCACCGAAGAAAATCAGGTCAGACACCATATCCGGTGTCCAGCCACGTTGTTTGGCGCGAAACGTCGCCAATCCCCAGGCAAATAAAAATGCCAGTAAGTACATCAGTCCATACCAGTGGACTTGTAAGGGCCCGAGCGAAATCGCGACGGGATCAATATTGGGATAGGTGAGCATTCCTGTTCCTTGTGATTCTGTTTTGCACAGATTTTAGCTTAAAGCAAAGAA encodes the following:
- the thyA gene encoding thymidylate synthase, which translates into the protein MRQYLDLLQHILDNGGDKGDRTGTGTRSVFGHQMRFDLSQGFPLLTTKKVHFRSIVIELLWFLKGDTNVQYLKDNKVSIWDEWATAEQTARFGRPEGELGPVYGHQWRNFGASKNADNSYNQDGFDQIKWLINEIKTNPNSRRLIVSGWNPNEAGQVALPPCHTLFQFFVHNGKLSCQLYQRSADVFLGVPFNIASYALLTHMIAQVCDLEVGDFVWTGGDTHLYSNHFEQAQLQLSREPLGLCQLKLNPEIKDLFDFKFEDIEIVGYESHPGIKAPVAV
- a CDS encoding dihydrofolate reductase, which encodes MSFQDLEVVHVVAMDQQRCIGKGNDLPWHISADLKHFKEITQGGVVVMGRKTLESMGRTLPKRVNWVITRDPDWAFAGTKVAYSIEDALSQALTDVKASEKPETIFIIGGGEIFKQTMNITDRLELTHVELDVQGDAYYPEIPAEFKKVAAEQHIDDKTGIAFEFATYRK
- the lgt gene encoding prolipoprotein diacylglyceryl transferase, translated to MLTYPNIDPVAISLGPLQVHWYGLMYLLAFLFAWGLATFRAKQRGWTPDMVSDLIFFGALGVIIGGRVGYVFFYGFSQFLADPLWLFQIWTGGMSFHGGFLGVILAMLWWCKKYKMTWFQTLDFIAPCVPTGLMFGRIGNFIGGELYGRQVTDPNFAWGMIFPTDPLQLVRHPSQLYQALCEGLILFIILWWFSSKPRPRMAVSALFLIGYGLARFVVEFFREPDNGQLFIGWMSKGQFLSLPMILIGLWMMWYAYQKKIYDWGPQKNS